Proteins encoded together in one Deinococcus irradiatisoli window:
- the rplB gene encoding 50S ribosomal protein L2, with translation MAVKKYRPYTPSRRQMTTADFSGLTKKKPEKSLTEALPKTGGRNNHGRITSRFIGGGHKRVYRIIDFKRRGKAGVNAKVASVEYDPNRSARIALLHYVDGEKRYILAPEGLQVGATVQTGPEAEPKVGNALPLRFIPVGAVVHSVELTPGRGAQLARSAGTSIQLQGKESDYVILRLPSGELRRVHTECYATIGAVGNAEHKNINLGKAGRSRWLGQKPHQRGSAMNPVDHPHGGGEGRTGAGRQPVSPWGQLAKGLKTRRKRKTSDRFIITRRGGK, from the coding sequence ATGGCCGTTAAAAAGTACCGTCCCTATACTCCGTCGCGCCGTCAGATGACGACCGCCGACTTTTCGGGCCTCACCAAGAAGAAGCCGGAAAAGAGCCTCACCGAAGCGCTGCCCAAGACCGGCGGACGCAACAACCACGGCCGCATCACCAGCCGTTTTATCGGCGGCGGGCACAAGCGCGTCTACCGCATCATCGACTTCAAGCGCAGAGGCAAGGCCGGCGTCAACGCCAAGGTCGCCTCGGTGGAGTACGATCCCAACCGCAGCGCCCGCATTGCCCTGCTCCACTACGTGGACGGCGAGAAGCGCTACATCCTGGCGCCTGAAGGCCTGCAGGTCGGCGCCACCGTGCAGACCGGCCCCGAAGCCGAGCCGAAAGTCGGCAACGCCCTGCCGCTGCGCTTTATCCCGGTGGGTGCCGTGGTGCACAGCGTCGAGCTGACCCCCGGCCGCGGCGCCCAGCTGGCCCGCAGCGCCGGCACCAGCATTCAGCTGCAAGGCAAGGAAAGCGACTACGTGATCCTGCGCCTGCCCAGCGGCGAGCTGCGCCGCGTGCACACCGAGTGCTACGCCACCATCGGTGCCGTCGGCAACGCCGAGCACAAGAACATCAACCTCGGCAAGGCCGGACGCAGCCGCTGGCTCGGCCAGAAGCCGCACCAGCGAGGCAGCGCCATGAACCCGGTGGATCACCCACACGGCGGTGGTGAAGGCCGCACCGGCGCGGGCCGTCAACCGGTCAGCCCGTGGGGCCAGCTGGCCAAGGGGCTCAAGACCCGGCGCAAGCGCAAGACCTCGGACCGTTTCATCATTACCCGCCGCGGCGGGAAGTAA
- the rplE gene encoding 50S ribosomal protein L5 codes for MQQLKQKYNDEVRPALVQQFGYSSVMAAPRIEKIVVNEGLGSSKEDSKAIDKAAKELGLITLQKPIITKAKKSISNFKLRQGMPVGIKVTLRGERMYVFLEKLINIGLPRIRDFRGVNPNAFDGRGNYNLGIKEQLIFPEITYDMVDKTRGMDITIVTTARNDEEGRALLAAMGLPFRK; via the coding sequence ATGCAGCAGCTCAAGCAGAAGTACAACGACGAAGTGCGCCCGGCGCTGGTGCAGCAGTTCGGCTACAGCTCGGTGATGGCCGCGCCGCGCATCGAGAAGATCGTGGTCAACGAGGGCTTGGGGTCGAGCAAGGAAGACAGCAAGGCGATCGACAAGGCCGCCAAAGAGCTGGGCCTGATCACCCTGCAAAAGCCGATCATCACCAAGGCCAAAAAGAGCATCTCGAACTTCAAGCTCCGCCAGGGCATGCCGGTGGGCATCAAGGTCACGCTGCGCGGCGAGCGCATGTACGTGTTCCTCGAGAAGCTGATCAACATCGGTCTGCCGCGTATCCGCGATTTCCGTGGTGTGAACCCCAACGCCTTCGACGGCCGCGGCAACTACAACCTCGGCATCAAAGAGCAGCTGATTTTCCCGGAAATCACCTACGACATGGTGGACAAGACCCGCGGCATGGACATCACCATCGTGACCACCGCGCGTAACGACGAAGAAGGTCGGGCGCTGCTGGCGGCCATGGGCCTTCCTTTCCGCAAGTAA
- the rpsS gene encoding 30S ribosomal protein S19: MPRSLKKGPFVDDHLLNKVDAQNAKKDKRVIKTWSRRSTVVPEMIGHTIAVYNGKQHVPVFINEQMIGHKLGEFSPTRSYRGHGSEKSAKGSKKK, from the coding sequence ATGCCCCGTAGCCTGAAGAAAGGGCCATTCGTGGATGACCACCTTCTGAACAAGGTGGACGCCCAGAACGCCAAAAAAGACAAGCGCGTGATCAAGACCTGGAGCCGGCGCAGCACGGTGGTTCCGGAAATGATCGGTCACACCATCGCCGTGTACAACGGCAAGCAGCATGTGCCGGTGTTCATCAACGAACAGATGATCGGCCACAAACTTGGCGAATTCAGCCCGACCCGCAGCTACCGCGGTCACGGTTCTGAAAAGAGCGCCAAAGGGAGCAAGAAGAAGTAA
- the rplD gene encoding 50S ribosomal protein L4 yields MAQINVVGSNARTIELELPKANPNLLHEVVTWQLAKRRAGTASTKTRAQVSATGKKMYSQKGTGNARHGDRTVPTFVGGGVAFGPKPRSYAYTLPKKVRQLGLAMALSDRSEQGKLLAVDGFDLDGKTKGFLAWAKDNGMDGSERVFLVTDDAVARRAARNLSWVTALPVAGLNVYDILRHERLVIDAAVLEPAKTEGEGQ; encoded by the coding sequence ATGGCTCAGATCAACGTGGTGGGCAGCAATGCCCGCACCATCGAACTGGAGTTGCCGAAAGCCAACCCCAATTTGCTGCACGAAGTCGTGACCTGGCAGCTGGCCAAGCGCCGCGCCGGCACGGCCAGCACCAAGACCCGCGCGCAGGTCAGCGCCACCGGCAAGAAGATGTACAGCCAGAAAGGCACCGGTAACGCCCGTCACGGTGACCGCACCGTGCCGACCTTCGTGGGCGGCGGCGTCGCCTTCGGCCCCAAGCCGCGCAGCTACGCCTACACCCTGCCCAAGAAAGTGCGTCAGCTGGGCCTGGCCATGGCCCTCTCCGACCGCAGCGAGCAGGGCAAACTGCTGGCCGTGGACGGCTTTGACCTCGACGGCAAGACCAAGGGCTTTCTGGCCTGGGCCAAAGACAACGGCATGGACGGCTCGGAGCGCGTGTTCCTGGTCACCGACGACGCCGTGGCCCGCCGCGCTGCGCGTAACCTGAGCTGGGTCACGGCCCTGCCGGTCGCCGGCCTCAACGTCTACGACATCCTGCGCCATGAGCGCTTGGTGATCGACGCCGCCGTGCTCGAACCCGCCAAGACCGAGGGAGAAGGGCAATGA
- the rplP gene encoding 50S ribosomal protein L16: MLLPKRTKYRKQMRGRMRGDAKGGDYVAFGDYGLIAMEPAWIKSNQIEACRIVMSRHFRRGGKIYIRIFPDKPVTKKPAETRMGKGKGAVEFWVSVVKPGRVMFEVSGVTEEQAKEAFRLAGHKLPIQTKMVKREVYDEAQ, translated from the coding sequence ATGCTGCTTCCCAAGCGCACCAAGTACCGTAAGCAGATGCGCGGCCGCATGCGCGGCGACGCCAAGGGCGGCGACTACGTGGCCTTCGGCGACTATGGGCTGATCGCCATGGAGCCGGCCTGGATCAAGAGCAACCAGATCGAGGCCTGCCGCATCGTGATGAGCCGTCACTTCCGCCGCGGCGGTAAAATCTACATCCGCATCTTCCCTGACAAGCCGGTGACCAAGAAGCCGGCCGAAACCCGAATGGGTAAGGGTAAAGGCGCGGTGGAGTTCTGGGTCAGCGTGGTCAAGCCAGGCCGCGTGATGTTCGAGGTGTCGGGCGTCACCGAGGAGCAGGCCAAGGAAGCTTTCCGCCTGGCCGGGCACAAGCTCCCGATTCAGACCAAGATGGTCAAGCGCGAGGTCTACGATGAAGCTCAGTGA
- the rpsQ gene encoding 30S ribosomal protein S17: protein MAKKTLQGVVVSDKADKTVSVKVERRFAHPLYGKVVTRSHKYAAHDENNEYKTGDRVEILAVRPISKTKTWKVTQLLERPRGIETTAVDTEGGNA from the coding sequence ATGGCGAAGAAAACCCTTCAGGGCGTGGTCGTGAGCGACAAGGCCGACAAGACGGTGAGCGTCAAGGTCGAGCGCCGCTTCGCGCACCCGCTGTACGGCAAGGTCGTGACGCGCAGCCACAAGTACGCGGCCCACGACGAGAACAACGAATACAAGACCGGCGACCGCGTCGAGATTCTGGCGGTGCGCCCGATCAGCAAAACCAAGACCTGGAAGGTCACGCAGCTGCTCGAGCGTCCGCGCGGCATTGAAACCACCGCCGTGGACACCGAAGGCGGTAACGCATGA
- the rplV gene encoding 50S ribosomal protein L22 has product MQAKAIARYIRISPRKVRLVVDVIRGKNVRDAEDLLRFVPRAASQPVDKVLKSAKANAVNNHDMIEDRLYVSQIFVDAGPTLKRLIPRARGSANIIKKRTSHITVILEERA; this is encoded by the coding sequence ATGCAGGCCAAAGCGATTGCCCGGTACATCCGCATCAGCCCCCGCAAGGTTCGCCTCGTGGTGGACGTGATTCGCGGCAAGAATGTGCGTGACGCCGAAGACCTGCTGCGCTTCGTTCCCCGCGCCGCTTCCCAGCCGGTGGACAAGGTGCTCAAGAGCGCCAAGGCCAACGCGGTGAACAACCACGACATGATCGAAGACCGCCTCTACGTCTCGCAGATCTTCGTGGACGCCGGCCCCACCCTCAAGCGCCTCATCCCGCGTGCGCGTGGCAGTGCCAACATCATCAAGAAGCGCACCAGCCACATCACCGTCATTCTGGAGGAGCGCGCCTAA
- the rpsN gene encoding 30S ribosomal protein S14 encodes MAKTSKIAKQKQREATVAKYAEKRQALKDANDYIGLSQLPRDASPTRLHNRCEFTGRPRGYIRFFGVSRIVLREMAMKGELPGVRKASW; translated from the coding sequence ATGGCGAAAACGAGCAAAATTGCCAAGCAAAAGCAGCGTGAAGCGACTGTAGCCAAGTACGCCGAGAAGCGTCAGGCGCTCAAAGACGCCAACGACTACATCGGCCTTTCGCAGCTTCCCCGTGACGCCAGCCCCACCCGGCTGCACAACCGCTGCGAGTTCACCGGCCGCCCGCGCGGCTACATCAGGTTTTTTGGCGTCAGCCGCATCGTGCTGCGCGAAATGGCGATGAAGGGCGAACTGCCCGGCGTTCGCAAAGCCAGCTGGTAA
- the rpsC gene encoding 30S ribosomal protein S3: MGNKVNPNGFRLGITKGWNSRWYAGKKTYSNMVREDEMIRQLVNKELKAAGIARIEIERAGQQVNVIISAAKPGIVIGKGGESIKRLRGDIERMVSAGTVAVNVAEIPNPNTSAPLVALRIAEQIERRFAFRRAMKQAAQRVMESGARGVKVVMSGRLGGAEQARTEKVLEGRVPLHTLRADIDYGTAMAKTTYGIIGIKVLVFNGEVIGGKTETVARPPRQERGERRPEGGDRNNRRRPTARRRTGGE; this comes from the coding sequence ATGGGAAATAAAGTCAACCCCAACGGTTTTCGCCTGGGCATCACCAAAGGCTGGAACAGCCGCTGGTACGCCGGCAAGAAAACCTACAGCAACATGGTCCGTGAAGACGAGATGATCCGTCAGCTCGTCAACAAAGAACTCAAGGCCGCCGGCATCGCGCGCATCGAGATCGAACGCGCCGGCCAGCAGGTCAACGTGATCATCAGCGCAGCCAAGCCCGGCATCGTGATCGGCAAGGGCGGCGAGAGCATCAAGCGCCTGCGCGGCGACATCGAGCGCATGGTCAGCGCCGGCACGGTGGCGGTCAACGTCGCCGAGATCCCCAACCCCAACACCAGCGCGCCGCTGGTGGCCCTGCGGATCGCCGAGCAAATCGAGCGCCGCTTCGCCTTCCGCCGCGCCATGAAGCAGGCGGCCCAGCGCGTGATGGAGTCGGGCGCCCGCGGCGTCAAGGTGGTCATGAGCGGCCGTCTGGGCGGCGCCGAGCAGGCCCGCACCGAGAAGGTGCTCGAAGGCCGCGTGCCGCTGCACACCCTGCGCGCCGACATCGACTACGGCACCGCTATGGCGAAGACCACCTACGGCATCATCGGCATCAAGGTGCTGGTGTTCAACGGTGAAGTCATCGGCGGCAAGACCGAGACCGTGGCCCGCCCGCCCCGTCAGGAACGCGGCGAGCGCCGTCCCGAAGGTGGCGACCGCAACAACCGCCGCCGCCCCACCGCCCGCCGGCGGACCGGAGGTGAATGA
- a CDS encoding 50S ribosomal protein L23, with protein MSSVYDILQVPVMSEKAYGGMEKGLYTFWVKPGSTKTEIRNAVQQAFGVKVVKVTTFNVEGKVKRVGKYTGNRNDRKKAMVKLAEGQKIEALEGLV; from the coding sequence ATGAGCAGCGTTTACGACATCCTGCAAGTGCCGGTGATGAGCGAGAAGGCGTACGGCGGCATGGAAAAGGGCCTCTACACCTTCTGGGTCAAGCCCGGTTCCACCAAGACCGAAATCCGCAACGCCGTGCAGCAAGCCTTCGGCGTCAAGGTTGTCAAAGTGACGACCTTCAACGTGGAAGGCAAGGTCAAGCGCGTCGGCAAGTACACCGGCAACCGCAACGACCGCAAAAAAGCCATGGTCAAACTCGCCGAAGGCCAGAAGATCGAGGCCCTCGAGGGTCTGGTTTAA
- the rplX gene encoding 50S ribosomal protein L24: MPQGKFSAPKPGAHHNNKLHVKKGDTVIVNRGKHKGQTGTVLYASPEDQKVVVEGVNIVKKHVKPSAGNTSGGIDEREGAMHASKVQLVDPETGKATRIRKTIVDGKKVRVGAQSGKTID; encoded by the coding sequence ATGCCGCAGGGTAAATTCAGCGCGCCCAAGCCCGGCGCCCACCACAACAACAAGCTCCACGTGAAAAAGGGTGACACCGTCATCGTCAACCGTGGCAAGCACAAGGGCCAGACCGGCACGGTGCTCTACGCCAGCCCCGAGGACCAGAAGGTCGTGGTGGAAGGCGTCAACATCGTGAAAAAGCACGTCAAGCCCAGCGCGGGGAACACCTCGGGCGGCATCGACGAGCGCGAAGGCGCCATGCACGCCTCGAAGGTCCAGCTGGTGGACCCCGAGACCGGCAAGGCCACCCGCATCCGCAAGACCATCGTGGACGGCAAGAAAGTCCGCGTGGGCGCGCAGAGCGGCAAGACCATCGACTAA
- the rplN gene encoding 50S ribosomal protein L14: MIMPQSRLDVADNSGAREIMCIRVLNSGIGGKGLTTGGGGNKRYAHVGDIIVASVKDAAPRGTVKSGDVVKAVVVRTSFAIKRADGSVIRFDKNAAVIINNQGEPRGTRVFGPVARELRDRRFMKIISLAPEVL; this comes from the coding sequence ATGATCATGCCCCAGTCCCGCCTCGACGTGGCGGACAACAGCGGCGCCCGCGAGATCATGTGCATCCGGGTGCTCAACAGCGGTATCGGCGGTAAGGGCCTGACCACCGGCGGCGGCGGCAACAAGCGCTACGCCCATGTCGGCGACATCATCGTGGCCTCGGTCAAAGACGCCGCTCCGCGCGGCACCGTGAAAAGCGGCGACGTGGTCAAGGCCGTGGTCGTGCGCACCAGCTTCGCGATCAAGCGCGCCGACGGCTCGGTGATCCGCTTCGACAAGAACGCCGCCGTGATCATCAACAACCAGGGCGAGCCGCGCGGTACCCGCGTCTTCGGGCCGGTGGCGCGCGAACTGCGCGACCGCCGCTTCATGAAGATCATCTCGCTGGCCCCGGAGGTGCTGTAA
- the rpmC gene encoding 50S ribosomal protein L29 produces the protein MKLSELRAIDAASVQKEIATRKEELMKLRFQGAVGNLAQPHRVRELRKEVAQLLTLQGERQRAGGDK, from the coding sequence ATGAAGCTCAGTGAGTTGCGGGCAATCGACGCGGCGAGCGTTCAGAAAGAGATCGCCACGCGCAAAGAAGAACTGATGAAGCTGCGTTTCCAGGGCGCGGTGGGCAATCTGGCCCAACCGCACCGGGTCAGGGAGCTGCGTAAAGAAGTGGCGCAACTGCTCACCCTTCAGGGCGAGCGTCAGCGCGCGGGCGGTGACAAGTAA